A part of Deinococcus carri genomic DNA contains:
- a CDS encoding HAMP domain-containing protein yields the protein MKYTVTLRQPVPDEVRPALEQQLVERFGLSSEQAQRLAARRSGRLMKPTGRARADLLLHVFEDLGAQVALEEVRDETTEMPSPFQAAPAAGSVLRAVPDLGGSAAPAASLPEAGAASRAEPGVLTLPADDVWADLAADPFAPAALGTDPFAAPLRAEGTAPVGASSLPPFPAADAAPGGGGLAGTLPVTPADPAGGNPAGSGDIWSDFTGALTIHDSKPQAEAEAASPEMFLTAVSDEARGPLGRRRSLARQMTVGALAPLALSTALTLGLLTAILPSLQRQLVQQNAEAVAVAVGTSLDTRDQETVNAQLDALLKRSSVGFVRVELPDGTTYFRSQNPQLDGTLQGRVAGFLKDHPETGTFVTSGSAADAYREQLKQLEEVGAGDSPQAKELRDLAGNKDNQQAERTNYVVSRLGVVDTGNGQRTTASATEDSSDLLYRIAVGVPTNQAQANLRNTLLLVLGVSLLALVLAAILALRAARRVVQPIERLVKVADAISMGDLTRPVQADRNDEIGDLAQALERMRLSLESAMDRLRRRKRA from the coding sequence ATGAAGTACACGGTCACCCTCCGTCAACCTGTCCCGGACGAGGTGCGTCCGGCCCTGGAGCAGCAGCTCGTGGAGCGCTTCGGACTCAGCAGCGAGCAGGCGCAGCGCCTGGCCGCCCGCCGCTCGGGCCGCCTGATGAAGCCGACCGGGCGTGCCCGCGCCGACCTGCTGCTGCACGTTTTCGAGGACCTGGGTGCCCAGGTCGCGCTGGAGGAGGTGCGGGACGAGACGACGGAAATGCCCAGTCCGTTCCAGGCGGCCCCGGCCGCGGGGTCAGTGCTGCGTGCCGTGCCCGACCTGGGCGGCAGCGCGGCCCCGGCAGCCTCCCTGCCGGAGGCGGGCGCGGCCAGCCGGGCCGAACCCGGCGTGCTGACCCTGCCCGCCGACGACGTGTGGGCTGACCTGGCGGCGGACCCCTTCGCCCCGGCTGCCCTGGGCACCGACCCCTTCGCGGCCCCCCTGCGGGCGGAGGGCACCGCCCCGGTGGGAGCCAGCAGCCTGCCCCCCTTCCCGGCCGCCGACGCAGCTCCCGGCGGGGGAGGGCTGGCCGGAACCCTCCCGGTCACGCCCGCTGACCCCGCGGGGGGCAACCCTGCGGGCAGTGGCGACATCTGGTCGGACTTCACGGGCGCGCTGACCATCCACGACAGCAAGCCGCAGGCCGAGGCCGAGGCTGCCTCGCCCGAGATGTTCCTGACCGCCGTGTCGGACGAGGCGCGGGGGCCACTGGGCCGCCGCCGCAGCCTGGCGCGGCAGATGACGGTCGGGGCGCTCGCGCCGCTGGCGCTGTCCACCGCGCTGACGCTGGGGCTGCTGACGGCCATCCTGCCCAGCCTCCAGCGCCAGCTGGTGCAGCAGAACGCCGAGGCGGTCGCCGTGGCCGTGGGCACCAGCCTGGACACCCGCGACCAGGAAACGGTGAATGCCCAGCTCGACGCGCTGCTCAAGCGTTCAAGCGTCGGCTTCGTGCGCGTCGAACTGCCCGACGGCACCACCTACTTCCGCAGCCAGAACCCGCAGCTTGACGGCACCTTGCAGGGCCGCGTCGCGGGCTTCCTCAAGGACCACCCGGAAACCGGCACCTTCGTGACCAGCGGCAGCGCCGCCGACGCCTACCGCGAGCAGCTCAAGCAACTCGAAGAGGTCGGCGCGGGCGACTCGCCCCAGGCCAAGGAACTGCGTGACCTGGCCGGGAACAAGGACAACCAGCAGGCCGAGCGCACCAACTACGTGGTGAGCCGCCTGGGCGTGGTGGACACCGGAAACGGCCAGCGCACGACCGCCTCTGCCACCGAGGACAGCTCGGACCTGCTGTACCGCATCGCGGTGGGGGTGCCCACCAACCAGGCGCAGGCCAACCTGCGCAACACGCTGCTGCTGGTGCTGGGCGTGTCGCTGCTGGCGCTGGTCCTCGCGGCGATTCTGGCTCTGCGCGCCGCCCGCCGCGTCGTGCAGCCTATCGAGCGCCTGGTGAAGGTGGCCGACGCCATCAGCATGGGCGACCTGACCCGCCCGGTGCAGGCCGACCGCAACGACGAGATCGGCGACCTGGCCCAGGCCCTCGAACGCATGCGCCTGAGCCTGGAATCCGCGATGGACCGCCTGCGCCGCCGCAAGCGCGCGTAA
- a CDS encoding monothiol bacilliredoxin BrxC family protein, with product MTQTSGSSAAAEQQQVLVPLTTPEEVDTFLAEYPLAAVFKAGTCHKTMQGFGVLETFLQKHELPVGFIRVVDWRPASNHVAELTGIQHHSPQFILFQEGQPRFEVNNWDITPEALAPVFEAQVPRRSGEGAVATDDNVEPYRRLMRAYLDGQLSDWAFQDQYVTLFRDDASLRSQREFEALSRLFGDPDAYHGGLHQLGTPQDRGDLKARVQDLLNELG from the coding sequence ATGACGCAGACTTCAGGCTCTTCCGCAGCCGCCGAGCAGCAGCAGGTGCTGGTGCCCCTCACCACCCCGGAGGAGGTGGACACCTTCCTGGCGGAGTACCCGCTGGCGGCGGTGTTCAAGGCCGGAACCTGCCACAAGACCATGCAGGGCTTCGGCGTGCTGGAAACCTTCCTGCAAAAGCACGAGCTGCCGGTGGGCTTCATCCGCGTGGTGGACTGGCGGCCCGCCAGCAACCACGTGGCCGAGCTGACAGGCATCCAGCACCACAGCCCGCAGTTCATCCTGTTCCAGGAAGGCCAGCCGCGGTTCGAGGTGAACAACTGGGACATCACCCCCGAGGCCCTGGCCCCGGTGTTCGAGGCGCAGGTGCCGCGCCGCAGCGGCGAGGGCGCGGTCGCCACCGACGACAACGTGGAGCCGTACCGCCGCCTGATGCGGGCCTATCTGGACGGGCAACTGAGCGACTGGGCGTTTCAGGACCAGTACGTGACCCTGTTCCGTGACGATGCCAGCCTGCGCAGCCAGCGTGAGTTCGAGGCGCTCTCCCGCCTGTTCGGGGACCCGGACGCCTACCACGGCGGCCTGCACCAGCTCGGCACCCCCCAGGATCGCGGCGACCTCAAGGCCCGCGTGCAGGATCTGCTGAACGAACTGGGCTGA